Proteins encoded by one window of Simiduia curdlanivorans:
- a CDS encoding YeaH/YhbH family protein yields MSYVVDRRLNAKNKSTVNRQRFLRRYKEHIKKAVSDAVNKRSITDIERGEKISIPSKDLGEPVFHHGSGGVNERVHPGNKEFSSGDRIARPKGGAGRGGSGEGASDQGEGMDEFVFQITQDEFLNFMFDDLELPNLVKRQLAGSEEFKLHRAGVANEGNPGRINIVRTLRSANARRVALGGVKRRRIAACEAQLEELLSVDDLLHDEKKIVALQEEIQSLKSRLKKLPWIDSFDLKYNLLVKHPVPKSKAVMFCLMDVSGSMTQETKEIAKRFFILLYLFLQRNYERTEVVFIRHHTSAKEVNEQDFFYSRETGGTIVSSALKLMDEVIEDRYSPAEWNIYGAQASDGDNWNDDSSVCRDLMFSKILPKAQYFSYIEITPRQHQALWDEYARVAAEEPDAFAMQQIKTSADIYPVFRELFQKKSHDK; encoded by the coding sequence ATGAGTTATGTCGTCGATCGTCGTTTGAATGCGAAGAACAAAAGCACGGTAAATCGCCAGCGCTTTTTGCGACGCTATAAGGAGCATATTAAGAAAGCGGTTTCAGATGCCGTCAATAAACGGTCAATTACCGATATAGAGCGTGGCGAAAAGATCAGTATTCCCTCTAAGGATTTGGGTGAGCCGGTTTTTCACCATGGCTCTGGTGGGGTTAATGAAAGAGTGCACCCAGGCAATAAGGAGTTTTCTTCTGGCGACCGCATTGCTCGGCCGAAAGGTGGGGCAGGGCGGGGCGGCTCGGGTGAAGGCGCTAGTGATCAAGGCGAAGGCATGGATGAATTCGTCTTTCAGATCACCCAAGATGAGTTCCTCAACTTCATGTTTGACGACCTCGAACTGCCAAATTTAGTAAAACGGCAGTTGGCAGGCTCTGAGGAGTTTAAGCTGCATCGCGCAGGTGTTGCCAACGAAGGTAATCCGGGGCGTATCAATATTGTTAGAACCTTGCGCTCGGCCAATGCGCGCAGGGTTGCGCTGGGTGGTGTTAAGCGGCGTAGGATTGCAGCTTGTGAAGCGCAGCTGGAAGAGCTTTTGTCTGTGGATGACCTGCTGCACGACGAAAAAAAGATTGTTGCCCTGCAGGAAGAAATTCAATCACTTAAATCGCGTTTAAAAAAGTTACCTTGGATAGATAGCTTTGACCTGAAATATAATCTATTGGTGAAGCACCCGGTGCCAAAGTCAAAGGCAGTTATGTTTTGCCTGATGGATGTGTCTGGTTCGATGACGCAGGAAACCAAAGAGATTGCCAAGCGTTTTTTCATTCTTTTGTATTTATTTTTACAAAGGAATTATGAGCGCACGGAAGTGGTCTTTATTCGCCACCACACCAGTGCCAAAGAAGTCAATGAGCAGGATTTTTTCTACAGTCGCGAAACTGGTGGCACCATTGTCTCTAGCGCCTTAAAGTTAATGGACGAGGTTATCGAAGACCGATACTCCCCTGCAGAGTGGAATATCTACGGCGCACAAGCCAGCGATGGCGATAACTGGAACGACGACTCCTCGGTCTGTCGAGATTTAATGTTTAGTAAAATTTTACCTAAAGCGCAATATTTCTCCTACATCGAAATAACACCGCGTCAACACCAAGCCCTGTGGGATGAATACGCCCGCGTCGCGGCCGAGGAACCGGACGCGTTTGCCATGCAGCAAATTAAAACGAGCGCCGATATTTATCCGGTATTTAGAGAGCTATTTCAGAAGAAAAGCCATGACAAATAA
- a CDS encoding PrkA family serine protein kinase: protein MSIFSHYQDRYEATQQEELSIQEYLDLCKTDPSVYATAAERMLAAIGDAELVDTSKDSRLSRIFSNKIIKRYPVFNDFYGMEEAIEQIVSFFKHAAQGLEERKQILYLLGPVGGGKSSLAEKLKALMQEKPIYCIKGSPVFESPLGLFNPEEDAAILEEDYGIPRRYIKTIMSPWASKRLQEYKGDIGQFKVVKLFPSILNQIAITKTEPGDENNQDISSLVGKVDIRKLEEFPQNDPDAYSFSGGLSRANQGLMEFVEMFKAPIKVLHPLLTATQEGNYNSTEGLGAIPFEGIVLAHSNESEWQTFKNNKNNEAFIDRVYIVKVPYCLRVSEEVKIYEKLLQNSSLNGAPCAPDTLHMLAKFAVLSRLKEPENSNLFSKMRVYDGENLKDTDPKAKSMQEYRDSAGVDEGMNGLSTRFAFKILSKVFNFDPTEVAANPVHLLYVLEQRIEQEQFQQELRDKYLAFIKEHLAPRYVEFIGKEIQTAYLESYTEYGQNVFDRYVLYADFWIQDQEYRDPETGEILNRSSLNEELEKIEKPAGISNPKDFRNEVVNFVLRARANNQGKNPAWNSYEKLRTVIEKKMFSNTEDLLPVISFNAKASADDKKKHQDFVARMTERGYTEKQVRLMSDWYLRVRKSQ from the coding sequence ATGAGTATTTTCAGCCATTACCAGGACCGTTACGAAGCAACACAACAGGAAGAGTTGTCGATCCAGGAATATTTGGATTTATGTAAAACCGATCCATCCGTTTACGCCACCGCCGCAGAGCGAATGCTGGCGGCCATCGGCGATGCCGAGTTAGTGGATACCTCTAAAGACTCGCGCCTGAGTCGCATTTTTTCCAACAAAATTATCAAGCGCTACCCCGTTTTCAATGACTTCTATGGCATGGAAGAGGCGATAGAACAAATCGTTTCTTTCTTTAAACACGCGGCGCAAGGTTTGGAAGAGCGCAAACAAATTCTGTACTTACTAGGGCCGGTGGGTGGCGGCAAATCGTCGCTGGCTGAAAAGCTCAAGGCGCTGATGCAGGAGAAGCCCATTTACTGTATCAAGGGCTCGCCGGTATTTGAATCGCCCTTGGGGTTGTTTAACCCCGAAGAGGATGCCGCTATTCTGGAAGAAGATTATGGTATTCCGCGGCGTTATATAAAGACCATTATGTCGCCTTGGGCGTCGAAACGCCTGCAAGAATATAAGGGCGATATTGGTCAGTTTAAAGTTGTGAAGCTATTTCCCTCCATTTTAAATCAAATTGCCATAACCAAAACTGAACCTGGCGATGAAAACAACCAGGATATCTCTTCCCTAGTGGGTAAAGTGGATATCCGCAAGCTGGAGGAATTTCCCCAGAATGATCCAGATGCCTACAGCTTTTCTGGCGGTTTAAGCCGAGCTAATCAGGGCTTGATGGAATTCGTGGAGATGTTCAAAGCGCCGATAAAAGTACTACACCCTCTGCTCACCGCAACCCAAGAAGGTAACTACAACTCTACCGAGGGACTTGGTGCTATTCCGTTTGAAGGTATTGTGCTGGCTCACTCCAATGAATCCGAATGGCAAACCTTCAAAAACAATAAAAACAATGAGGCTTTCATCGATCGTGTGTACATCGTTAAAGTGCCTTATTGTTTAAGAGTTTCTGAGGAAGTTAAAATATACGAAAAGCTGTTGCAAAACAGTTCCCTCAACGGAGCGCCTTGTGCGCCTGATACGCTACATATGTTGGCGAAATTTGCTGTGCTGTCGCGCTTGAAAGAACCCGAGAACTCTAATTTGTTTTCGAAGATGCGGGTGTACGACGGCGAGAATCTGAAAGATACCGACCCTAAGGCCAAATCGATGCAAGAGTATCGTGACAGTGCTGGCGTAGACGAAGGTATGAATGGCTTGTCCACGCGCTTCGCTTTTAAAATACTCTCCAAGGTGTTTAATTTTGACCCCACAGAAGTGGCGGCCAACCCTGTGCATTTGTTGTATGTGCTCGAACAGAGAATAGAACAGGAGCAATTTCAGCAGGAGTTGAGGGATAAGTACCTAGCCTTTATTAAGGAGCATTTGGCGCCGCGCTATGTAGAGTTTATCGGTAAAGAAATTCAGACGGCTTATCTGGAGTCTTACACCGAGTATGGTCAAAATGTTTTTGATCGCTATGTGCTCTATGCCGATTTTTGGATTCAGGATCAAGAGTACAGAGATCCAGAAACGGGCGAGATTTTAAATCGTTCGTCGCTCAATGAAGAGCTAGAGAAAATTGAGAAGCCGGCCGGCATTAGCAATCCAAAAGACTTTAGAAATGAAGTGGTTAATTTTGTATTGCGCGCCAGGGCGAATAATCAAGGCAAAAATCCAGCCTGGAACAGCTATGAAAAATTGAGGACGGTGATCGAGAAAAAAATGTTTTCCAATACTGAGGATTTGCTACCGGTTATTTCCTTTAATGCCAAGGCCTCGGCGGATGACAAGAAGAAGCACCAGGATTTTGTTGCCCGCATGACGGAGCGGGGCTACACCGAAAAACAAGTGCGGTTGATGTCTGATTGGTATTTACGGGTTCGTAAATCGCAATAG
- the galE gene encoding UDP-glucose 4-epimerase GalE translates to MAVLVTGGAGFIGSHTLVELVAAGYQPVVVDNLCNSQRESLARVEALTNQKIPFHEVDIRDKSGLENVFQQHQISQVIHFAGLKAVGESSQLPLSYYDNNIAGTLVLLEVMQSKQVFDLVFSSSATVYSPTALVPLTESSPLGAINPYGRTKLMLEQILADVAASDKRWRFWLLRYFNPIGAHESGTIGEDPSGIPNNLLPYVARVAIGQLPELPVFGDDYDTHDGTGVRDYIHVVDLARGHIKAMEKMAPGCQAVNLGTGQGYSVLDVVNTYRKISGQAIKVAMKPRRAGDLATCFAETSHAKASIGWQAEFDLTRMIADSWRWTQQNPKGYQP, encoded by the coding sequence ATGGCCGTTTTAGTCACCGGAGGCGCAGGGTTCATTGGCAGCCACACCTTGGTAGAATTGGTGGCAGCAGGCTATCAGCCCGTTGTGGTCGACAACTTATGTAATAGTCAGCGCGAGTCTTTGGCTAGAGTGGAAGCACTTACTAACCAAAAAATTCCCTTCCACGAGGTGGATATTCGCGACAAATCAGGGCTAGAAAACGTCTTCCAACAACACCAGATTAGCCAAGTTATTCATTTTGCTGGTCTTAAAGCCGTTGGCGAGTCCTCACAACTACCGCTGAGCTATTACGATAACAACATTGCAGGCACTCTGGTGCTGCTGGAGGTCATGCAATCTAAGCAGGTGTTTGATTTAGTCTTTAGCTCTTCGGCCACTGTCTACTCACCCACCGCGCTGGTACCGCTCACGGAATCCTCGCCGCTCGGCGCCATTAACCCCTATGGTCGGACCAAATTGATGCTCGAGCAGATACTGGCCGACGTTGCCGCCAGTGACAAGCGCTGGCGATTTTGGCTGTTGCGCTACTTTAACCCCATCGGCGCCCATGAAAGCGGCACAATCGGCGAAGATCCCAGCGGTATACCGAACAACCTCCTACCCTACGTGGCCCGTGTCGCAATCGGCCAGCTACCGGAACTGCCCGTCTTTGGCGACGATTACGACACCCACGACGGTACCGGTGTTAGGGATTACATCCACGTGGTCGACCTAGCTCGCGGCCACATCAAAGCCATGGAAAAAATGGCTCCAGGCTGCCAGGCGGTAAATTTGGGCACCGGCCAGGGCTACAGCGTGCTCGATGTTGTAAACACCTACCGCAAGATTAGCGGCCAAGCCATTAAGGTCGCTATGAAGCCGCGCCGAGCCGGCGATCTCGCCACTTGTTTCGCCGAGACTTCCCACGCCAAGGCCAGTATTGGCTGGCAGGCAGAGTTTGACTTAACGCGGATGATTGCAGACAGCTGGCGCTGGACGCAACAGAACCCCAAGGGCTACCAACCTTAG
- a CDS encoding symmetrical bis(5'-nucleosyl)-tetraphosphatase yields the protein MATYAVGDIQGCIEPLERLLQQVQFDPGRDRLWVAGDLVNRGPASLAVLRFIKGLGEAASIVLGNHDLHFLAVAEGIKAASKADTLAELMNAPDLRELMAWLRAQPLIHRDKALGFAMVHAGIPPMWSLKKAEKRAREVEAVLQSGDYRRFLKAMYGNEPVGWRKGLKGMKRLRVITNYFTRMRFCDTEGRLDLTNKAAPSAVNLGYAPWFALLNRKTAEDRIIFGHWAALEGHSSHPNAFALDTGCVWGGCLTLMRLEDQQRFSTQCSS from the coding sequence ATGGCTACCTATGCCGTGGGCGATATACAAGGGTGTATTGAGCCGCTCGAAAGACTCCTGCAACAAGTGCAGTTCGACCCTGGTCGCGATCGCCTCTGGGTGGCTGGGGATCTGGTCAATCGGGGCCCGGCGTCGCTCGCGGTGCTGCGTTTTATTAAGGGCTTGGGCGAGGCGGCGAGCATTGTTCTCGGCAATCACGATTTGCATTTTCTCGCCGTCGCGGAAGGCATTAAAGCCGCTTCTAAAGCCGACACCCTAGCCGAGCTGATGAACGCGCCAGATTTACGCGAGCTCATGGCGTGGCTGCGCGCCCAACCGCTCATACACCGCGACAAAGCGCTCGGCTTCGCCATGGTGCACGCCGGTATTCCACCCATGTGGAGCCTGAAAAAAGCGGAAAAGCGAGCGCGGGAAGTGGAGGCCGTTTTACAGAGCGGTGACTACCGGCGCTTCCTTAAAGCCATGTATGGCAACGAGCCGGTAGGCTGGCGCAAGGGGTTAAAAGGTATGAAGCGCCTGCGCGTCATTACCAACTACTTCACCCGCATGCGCTTTTGTGACACCGAGGGCAGGCTCGACCTGACTAATAAAGCGGCCCCCAGTGCCGTGAACCTAGGCTATGCGCCTTGGTTTGCCCTGCTCAATAGAAAAACCGCTGAAGACCGAATTATTTTTGGCCATTGGGCGGCGCTGGAGGGGCACTCGTCTCACCCCAATGCTTTCGCCCTAGATACCGGTTGCGTTTGGGGCGGCTGCCTCACCCTGATGCGGCTCGAGGATCAGCAGCGCTTCAGTACCCAATGTTCGAGCTAA
- the apaG gene encoding Co2+/Mg2+ efflux protein ApaG: protein MLPEDIHIKVKSLYLPAQSSPKQGRYVFAYTISIHNKGQQPAKLLTRHWKILDGRNKLEEVRGEGVIGEQPRLLPGAEFTYSSGAVLETPNGTMEGSYQFRTDEGELFDVAIPLFALTLPGALH from the coding sequence ATGTTGCCCGAAGATATTCACATCAAAGTAAAAAGTTTGTACCTGCCGGCGCAATCGTCGCCCAAACAGGGCCGCTATGTGTTTGCCTACACCATCAGTATTCACAATAAAGGTCAGCAACCGGCAAAATTGCTCACCCGGCATTGGAAAATTTTGGATGGCAGAAACAAGTTAGAAGAAGTGCGAGGTGAGGGTGTTATCGGCGAGCAGCCTCGTTTATTACCCGGCGCAGAATTCACTTACAGCTCCGGCGCCGTACTTGAAACCCCCAATGGCACGATGGAGGGTAGCTATCAATTTCGCACCGACGAAGGCGAGCTATTTGACGTCGCTATTCCCTTATTCGCCTTGACCCTGCCGGGCGCCCTGCACTAA
- the rsmA gene encoding 16S rRNA (adenine(1518)-N(6)/adenine(1519)-N(6))-dimethyltransferase RsmA has translation MTDFHHKARKRFGQNFLIDDGIIARIARAVTPNANEQVVEIGPGKGAITELMIAGCPSLKVVELDRDLIPWLKVKFERYPEFEVIAADALKVDFAALAAPGKPLRIVGNLPYNISTPLIFHLLSFVGKVQDMHFMLQKEVVQRMGAEPGSKTYGRLSVMVQYWCAVEYLFDVPPHCFSPAPKVDSAIVRLTPYAKPKVAAKDHQVLQELVTAAFSQRRKTLRNTLKQLMDVEQIDGLDFDISRRPETISVDEYVFLANTLVDLRQSSQS, from the coding sequence GTGACAGATTTTCATCACAAGGCCAGAAAGCGATTTGGTCAGAACTTTTTAATCGACGACGGTATTATCGCGCGTATCGCCCGGGCAGTAACCCCTAATGCCAATGAGCAGGTGGTGGAAATTGGCCCGGGTAAAGGGGCTATTACCGAACTGATGATCGCCGGTTGCCCGAGCCTGAAAGTTGTGGAGTTAGATCGGGATTTAATTCCCTGGTTAAAAGTTAAATTTGAGCGCTATCCCGAGTTCGAGGTGATTGCCGCCGATGCGCTGAAAGTCGATTTCGCGGCCTTAGCCGCACCCGGAAAACCGCTGCGCATTGTGGGTAACTTGCCCTATAACATTTCTACGCCGCTTATCTTTCACCTGCTGAGCTTTGTTGGCAAAGTGCAAGACATGCATTTCATGCTGCAAAAAGAAGTGGTGCAGCGAATGGGTGCAGAACCTGGTTCGAAGACCTACGGCAGGCTGTCGGTGATGGTGCAGTATTGGTGTGCGGTCGAGTATTTGTTCGACGTGCCGCCGCACTGCTTTTCGCCGGCGCCCAAAGTGGATTCCGCGATAGTGCGGTTAACGCCCTATGCCAAACCGAAAGTTGCAGCCAAAGATCATCAAGTCTTGCAAGAATTGGTGACGGCAGCCTTTTCCCAGCGCCGTAAAACCCTGCGCAATACCTTAAAACAGCTCATGGATGTCGAGCAGATCGATGGGTTAGATTTTGATATCAGCCGGCGCCCAGAAACTATCTCTGTTGATGAGTATGTGTTTTTAGCCAATACCTTGGTTGACCTGCGTCAGTCGTCGCAATCCTAG
- the pdxA gene encoding 4-hydroxythreonine-4-phosphate dehydrogenase PdxA, with amino-acid sequence MIPRLVITAGEPAGIGPDIVLAAAQQARPAEWIVVADPALLRARAAQLGLPLSLSAFDSSRPACTQAAGELLVVPVAMAEPAVAGVLNQANSAYVLATLDQAIELCVSGQADAFVTGPVQKSIINDAGIAFTGHTEYLAAKAQTNVVMMLATAGLRVALATTHLALKDVPAAITASLLTQVIEILHRDLQQQFGLPAPNIVVCGLNPHAGEGGHMGREEIEIIEPTLQALRKRGIKLQGPLPADTLFQPKYLAHADAVLAMYHDQGLPVLKYQGFGQAVNITLGLPYIRTSVDHGTALDLAGTGKADSGSLLTAIQYATDMAKHANGRV; translated from the coding sequence GTGATTCCTCGCCTCGTCATAACCGCCGGTGAGCCCGCGGGCATAGGGCCAGATATTGTTCTGGCTGCGGCCCAGCAGGCGCGCCCGGCAGAATGGATTGTCGTGGCTGATCCAGCCCTTCTGCGTGCCCGCGCTGCACAATTAGGGCTACCCCTGTCTCTAAGTGCGTTTGATTCATCTAGGCCTGCCTGCACACAAGCGGCCGGCGAGCTCCTTGTTGTGCCTGTGGCCATGGCCGAGCCGGCAGTGGCGGGTGTGTTGAATCAAGCCAACAGTGCCTATGTGCTGGCCACCTTGGATCAGGCCATCGAGCTGTGTGTAAGTGGTCAAGCGGATGCCTTTGTCACTGGCCCGGTGCAAAAAAGTATTATTAATGATGCCGGTATTGCCTTCACCGGCCACACCGAATATCTCGCCGCCAAAGCTCAAACCAATGTGGTGATGATGTTAGCGACGGCGGGGCTGCGCGTGGCCTTGGCGACCACGCACTTGGCGTTAAAAGACGTACCCGCCGCTATCACGGCAAGTCTACTGACGCAGGTCATCGAAATATTGCACCGCGATCTGCAACAGCAATTCGGTTTGCCGGCGCCGAATATAGTGGTCTGCGGCTTAAACCCTCACGCCGGTGAAGGTGGCCATATGGGCCGCGAGGAAATCGAGATCATCGAGCCGACGCTGCAAGCATTGCGCAAGCGCGGCATTAAATTGCAGGGCCCCTTGCCGGCCGATACGTTGTTTCAGCCCAAATATTTGGCCCATGCCGACGCCGTGTTGGCTATGTATCACGATCAAGGTTTGCCGGTTCTGAAATACCAAGGTTTTGGTCAGGCCGTGAATATCACTCTGGGGCTACCGTATATTCGCACCTCCGTTGATCACGGTACCGCGCTCGATCTCGCCGGCACCGGCAAGGCCGATTCAGGCAGTTTGTTAACCGCCATTCAATACGCCACGGACATGGCTAAACACGCAAACGGTCGAGTGTGA
- a CDS encoding peptidylprolyl isomerase: MKYIRKSLACSLVFIASLTALPAVAELEQLDKVVAIVDEGVVMQSELESKLRSIRTKLQASNTELPPEEVLRSQVLDHLVNERIQLQMARRAGAQVSEQELNQMVERIRTSNNLSPEQFAQQLALEGISLNQLREDMRREMLVRQVQQGSVNRRIQVTESEIENFLNSTEGKFWTSPDYLLGHILIAVTSGASEADIVELEAKAKALQQEAMAGADFRRLAVANSSGQNALDGGDLGWRKVAQLPGLFADKVASLKVGEVTEPFRSGAGFHLIKLYEQRGGGEVLVEQTKARHILVKTNELITDVDAFDKLEALRQQVLDGADFAVLAKENSEDLGSALQGGDLGWSNPGQFVPEFEETMKQMGLGEISLPFRSQFGWHILQVLERRKQDMSDTMIKNQAANLLRGRRFEEELQVWLQEIRDEAFVELKL, encoded by the coding sequence ATGAAGTACATAAGAAAAAGCCTCGCCTGCTCATTGGTGTTCATCGCTAGTTTGACCGCTTTGCCCGCTGTTGCAGAACTAGAGCAATTAGACAAAGTGGTGGCGATCGTCGACGAGGGCGTGGTGATGCAGAGCGAGCTCGAGTCTAAGCTGCGCTCTATTCGCACCAAGCTTCAGGCCAGCAATACCGAATTGCCGCCCGAGGAGGTGCTGCGTTCGCAGGTACTCGATCACTTGGTAAATGAGCGCATTCAGTTGCAAATGGCGCGGCGGGCGGGAGCCCAGGTAAGCGAGCAAGAATTGAATCAAATGGTGGAGCGCATTCGCACCTCGAATAATTTATCACCGGAACAATTTGCCCAGCAATTGGCGTTGGAGGGCATTAGCCTGAACCAATTGCGCGAAGATATGCGCCGGGAAATGCTAGTGCGCCAAGTGCAGCAAGGCAGCGTCAACCGCCGTATTCAGGTGACAGAATCTGAAATTGAAAACTTTTTGAATTCGACCGAAGGCAAGTTTTGGACGTCGCCGGATTATTTGCTGGGCCATATTCTCATTGCCGTAACCTCTGGTGCTAGTGAGGCCGACATAGTCGAGCTAGAGGCGAAAGCCAAAGCGCTTCAGCAGGAGGCGATGGCCGGTGCCGATTTCAGGCGTTTAGCCGTCGCCAATTCCTCGGGTCAAAATGCCCTCGATGGGGGTGATTTAGGCTGGCGTAAAGTGGCGCAATTGCCCGGCTTATTCGCCGATAAAGTGGCGTCGTTGAAAGTGGGCGAAGTCACCGAACCCTTTCGCAGCGGTGCTGGTTTTCATTTGATTAAATTGTACGAGCAGCGCGGCGGCGGCGAGGTGTTAGTTGAACAAACCAAAGCTCGCCATATCCTCGTTAAAACCAATGAATTAATTACCGATGTGGACGCCTTTGATAAGTTGGAAGCGCTGCGTCAGCAGGTGCTAGACGGTGCAGATTTCGCCGTTTTGGCGAAAGAAAATTCAGAGGATTTAGGCTCGGCTTTGCAGGGCGGCGATCTGGGTTGGTCTAACCCGGGCCAGTTTGTGCCTGAGTTTGAAGAAACCATGAAACAAATGGGTTTGGGCGAAATTAGTCTGCCCTTCCGCAGCCAGTTTGGCTGGCATATCCTGCAAGTGCTGGAGCGCCGCAAGCAGGATATGAGCGACACCATGATAAAAAACCAAGCCGCCAACCTACTCCGTGGCCGCCGTTTTGAAGAAGAGCTGCAGGTGTGGCTGCAGGAAATTCGCGATGAAGCTTTTGTGGAGCTTAAATTATAA